The Solibacillus sp. FSL W7-1464 genome contains a region encoding:
- a CDS encoding TnsD family Tn7-like transposition protein — protein MFGYFPQPYKNESIYSLAARYASHMGIVSKRKAIKDTFDIVWPVMYEDYIAHINILVSKIKHFSNEYTEDYFLYDHTIFPFYAPFMNGRPVTSSSLDIYVKSRKRFTWDIPEKENFFYCSECVKEELENHGECFWNRIFQVPGVMVCSKHKKALFKLNINIKKNPINIFIMPDHNMNLSEEVELENKVFEILLDISGNVEYFFKNKVDAISYRDLYEKYYEFIKISGIGSQPIQIKSKLANLILARFNEETLDVLNSNPLKNDWLSHLSVERLKNIHPIRHILLMMTLNESVENFLNATPQYQPFGTGPWPCMNPLSKHYLEEVISN, from the coding sequence ATGTTTGGTTATTTTCCTCAACCATATAAAAATGAAAGTATTTATAGCTTAGCTGCTAGATACGCTAGTCATATGGGGATTGTATCTAAAAGAAAAGCTATAAAGGATACATTTGATATTGTGTGGCCCGTTATGTATGAAGATTATATTGCCCACATAAATATACTTGTATCTAAAATCAAACATTTTTCAAATGAATATACAGAAGATTATTTTTTATATGACCATACCATCTTTCCATTTTACGCCCCATTTATGAATGGAAGACCTGTTACTTCAAGTTCTTTAGATATTTATGTGAAGAGTAGAAAAAGGTTCACCTGGGACATTCCTGAAAAAGAGAATTTCTTTTATTGTAGCGAGTGCGTTAAAGAAGAGTTGGAAAATCATGGTGAATGTTTTTGGAATAGAATATTCCAAGTTCCGGGAGTAATGGTATGTAGTAAGCACAAAAAAGCTCTATTCAAATTAAATATAAATATAAAAAAAAATCCTATAAATATATTTATAATGCCAGATCATAATATGAACTTATCAGAAGAAGTTGAACTAGAAAATAAGGTTTTTGAGATATTGTTAGATATATCAGGAAATGTAGAATATTTCTTTAAAAATAAAGTAGACGCCATAAGTTACAGGGACCTTTATGAAAAGTATTATGAGTTTATTAAAATCAGCGGAATTGGAAGTCAACCTATACAAATAAAAAGTAAATTAGCTAATTTAATACTGGCAAGGTTTAATGAGGAAACATTGGATGTACTTAATTCTAATCCGTTAAAAAATGATTGGTTATCACATTTAAGTGTTGAAAGATTAAAAAATATACATCCAATTAGACATATTTTATTAATGATGACCTTGAATGAATCAGTTGAAAATTTCCTTAATGCAACACCTCAGTATCAACCATTTGGAACAGGGCCGTGGCCATGTATGAATCCATTATCAAAGCATTATTTAGAAGAAGTAATTTCCAACTGA
- the spoIIP gene encoding stage II sporulation protein P yields MSPKLTEDKNKRKGNNKAKLLLYIAIFLFIIWAIATIWLAMTYNLNNKNNEENEVINSVLNKKDPTINFSIENSEEDKTFENTDRDELKPPMEIVSKDRTLRLKNIEGIFGNMKSPKEISAIHSTFGKEVVYIYHSHSRESFLPYLKDTIRPEEAYHSVANITLVGKMLGRAMDQRGVGTKVETVDIVQLLNSRNLDYTSSYNVSRELVQLSQNENKDLEYFIDIHRDSLRKENTTTEINRTKYATLLFVVGTGHAEYEKNLQFANNLHTLLENRYPALSKGILKKSSSQGNGIYNQDLAPNSLIIEIGGVDNTVEELHRSTEALAEVLSNYYWKENFESR; encoded by the coding sequence ATGTCTCCTAAATTAACAGAAGATAAGAACAAAAGAAAGGGAAATAATAAAGCAAAATTACTTCTTTATATTGCGATTTTCCTTTTTATTATCTGGGCAATAGCTACTATTTGGTTGGCAATGACCTACAATCTTAATAATAAAAATAATGAGGAAAACGAAGTTATAAATAGTGTTTTAAATAAAAAAGATCCCACTATTAATTTCTCTATAGAAAATTCAGAAGAGGATAAGACTTTTGAAAATACGGATAGAGATGAATTAAAACCACCTATGGAAATAGTATCAAAAGACAGAACTCTTCGATTAAAAAATATTGAGGGGATTTTTGGAAATATGAAATCACCTAAAGAAATTTCGGCTATCCACTCTACTTTTGGTAAAGAAGTTGTTTATATTTATCATTCCCATAGTAGGGAATCCTTTTTGCCTTATCTAAAAGATACAATCAGACCAGAAGAAGCTTATCATTCAGTAGCAAACATAACATTAGTTGGAAAAATGCTTGGGCGAGCAATGGACCAAAGGGGAGTAGGAACGAAAGTTGAGACAGTAGATATTGTACAACTTTTGAATTCTAGGAACTTAGATTACACCAGCTCTTACAATGTTTCAAGGGAGCTAGTGCAACTATCACAAAATGAAAATAAAGACCTTGAATACTTTATAGATATTCACCGTGATTCATTACGAAAAGAAAATACAACGACTGAAATAAATAGAACAAAATATGCTACTCTACTTTTTGTAGTGGGAACTGGTCATGCGGAATATGAAAAAAATCTTCAGTTTGCGAATAATCTACATACTCTATTAGAGAATAGATACCCAGCTTTGTCAAAAGGCATACTTAAAAAAAGTAGTAGTCAGGGAAATGGAATTTATAATCAAGATCTCGCCCCTAACTCATTAATTATAGAAATTGGGGGAGTAGATAATACGGTAGAAGAACTTCATCGATCAACGGAAGCTCTTGCTGAAGTGTTAAGTAATTATTATTGGAAGGAAAATTTTGAATCTAGGTGA
- a CDS encoding multicopper oxidase family protein produces the protein MKFNFLVTTLLISSVIVAGCSADSSESDGHGNMDHSNMTNMEGMDHSNMTDEEKEEMDMENGHASHTNLVALNNSTGENELAIPKLIEPKDGIVNINAQQGTTEIFKGIQTKTFGYNGSYLGPVIRVNEGESVIFRTKNELAEPTTFHWHGVDIPGEGDGGPHQLLEPGAMEDVKFTVSQGASTLWFHPHPEGSTAEQVYKGLAGLIYIEDANSKNLTLPKEYGVNDFPLVFQDREFTDEKQFDYQAVRNDDGTIGDTLLVNGTLNPKLTIGKEKVRLRLLNGANARNYTFKLNTGDKFQQIASDGGFLNSPIELSEITLAPGERAEIIVDFSKFDSESEIALLNEDDTILLPFIIDEQKTNPIEISTSLNDYAVTDEERSLSVTKKLELFGMGKMVYINDKQFDMNRIDFTQKQGETEIWEIYNKPDAMGGMIHPFHIHGTQFKVVSIDGNEPPVNLQGWKDTISIEAGQTVKLAVKFNNKGIYMFHCHVLEHEENGMMGQVEVI, from the coding sequence ATGAAATTTAATTTTTTAGTTACTACATTACTAATTAGTAGTGTTATTGTTGCGGGATGTAGTGCAGATAGTTCTGAATCTGACGGACATGGGAATATGGATCATTCAAACATGACAAACATGGAGGGAATGGACCATTCGAACATGACTGACGAGGAAAAGGAAGAAATGGATATGGAAAACGGTCATGCAAGTCATACGAACCTTGTTGCACTTAATAACTCAACGGGGGAAAATGAGTTAGCTATTCCAAAATTAATTGAACCGAAAGATGGAATTGTTAATATTAATGCTCAACAAGGTACAACAGAAATTTTTAAAGGAATTCAAACTAAAACATTTGGATATAATGGTTCATATTTAGGTCCGGTTATTCGAGTAAATGAAGGAGAATCAGTAATTTTTAGAACAAAAAATGAATTAGCCGAACCTACCACATTTCATTGGCATGGAGTAGATATACCAGGTGAAGGTGATGGTGGTCCACATCAGCTCTTAGAACCAGGCGCAATGGAAGACGTGAAGTTTACGGTTAGTCAGGGGGCTTCAACACTTTGGTTCCACCCACATCCGGAGGGTTCTACTGCTGAACAAGTTTATAAAGGTCTAGCAGGATTAATTTATATTGAAGATGCTAATTCTAAAAATCTAACCTTACCAAAAGAATATGGGGTAAATGATTTTCCATTAGTATTTCAAGATAGAGAATTCACTGACGAAAAACAGTTTGATTACCAAGCAGTACGCAATGATGATGGCACTATCGGAGATACTTTATTAGTGAATGGTACATTAAACCCAAAGCTGACAATAGGAAAAGAAAAAGTGAGACTTCGTTTATTAAACGGAGCGAATGCACGAAACTACACATTTAAATTAAATACGGGTGATAAATTCCAACAAATAGCAAGTGATGGTGGCTTCCTAAATAGCCCAATTGAATTGAGTGAAATTACATTAGCACCTGGTGAGCGTGCAGAAATTATTGTGGATTTTTCAAAATTTGATTCTGAAAGTGAAATTGCACTTTTGAATGAAGACGATACAATTTTATTACCATTTATTATTGATGAGCAAAAAACAAATCCGATAGAAATTTCAACTAGTTTGAATGATTACGCAGTGACAGACGAAGAGAGAAGTTTATCCGTTACGAAAAAACTAGAACTTTTCGGTATGGGAAAAATGGTATATATTAATGATAAACAATTTGATATGAATCGAATTGATTTTACCCAGAAGCAAGGTGAAACAGAAATTTGGGAGATTTACAATAAACCAGATGCGATGGGTGGCATGATTCATCCGTTTCATATTCATGGTACTCAATTTAAAGTTGTTTCAATAGATGGGAATGAGCCACCTGTAAACTTGCAGGGATGGAAGGACACAATTTCAATTGAAGCTGGTCAAACAGTTAAATTAGCCGTGAAATTTAATAATAAAGGTATATATATGTTCCACTGCCATGTTCTTGAACATGAAGAAAACGGAATGATGGGACAAGTAGAAGTAATCTAA
- a CDS encoding DNA-processing protein DprA, with protein MTKKIRSDLFYLKQFGFNDSLLQAIFQLKLDPIVSIFNNENELIMEIESKFTDKDRELARDYQQYKNFKSELFNTETFLKDRKSKIYFKYDYNELTALIPKKIMPLFMYSKGDISLLSLDRKRVAIVGTRNPSEKSIELTKKITQKYVSDNYIIVSGLAEGIDTVSHATTLDLGGKTIAVLPTNFNKIYPKENNDLADLISDKGLLVTAIGPKENTYKSSFLDRNQYVANMSDLIIVVETNLKSGTMNTIRNAYEANKKILFVDQGDEALNNKICEFGGEMINDK; from the coding sequence ATGACGAAAAAAATACGAAGTGATTTATTTTATTTGAAACAATTTGGTTTTAACGATTCACTTTTACAAGCGATTTTTCAGTTGAAATTAGACCCCATCGTGAGTATTTTTAATAACGAAAATGAATTAATTATGGAAATTGAGAGTAAATTTACAGATAAAGATAGGGAATTAGCAAGAGATTATCAGCAATATAAAAACTTCAAATCGGAATTATTTAATACAGAAACTTTTTTAAAAGATAGAAAGAGTAAGATTTATTTTAAATACGATTACAATGAATTGACGGCTTTAATTCCCAAAAAAATCATGCCACTTTTTATGTATTCAAAAGGTGATATTTCACTATTATCCTTAGATAGAAAAAGAGTCGCTATTGTCGGTACACGTAACCCATCAGAGAAATCTATTGAATTAACTAAGAAAATAACCCAAAAATATGTTAGCGATAATTATATTATTGTGAGTGGACTAGCTGAGGGCATAGATACGGTCTCACATGCCACTACTCTAGATCTTGGTGGAAAAACGATTGCAGTGCTGCCAACAAATTTCAATAAAATTTATCCCAAAGAAAATAATGATTTAGCGGATTTAATATCTGATAAAGGTTTATTAGTAACAGCAATCGGTCCTAAAGAAAATACTTATAAATCAAGCTTTTTAGATAGAAATCAATATGTTGCTAATATGAGCGATTTAATAATAGTTGTTGAAACAAACTTAAAAAGTGGCACTATGAATACTATTAGAAATGCATATGAAGCTAATAAAAAGATACTTTTTGTAGATCAAGGTGATGAAGCGCTAAATAATAAAATTTGTGAATTTGGAGGGGAAATGATAAATGACAAATAA
- a CDS encoding phosphoribosyltransferase, whose product MTNKLILISKLVFFTEENELIEKNLRICDLFSDANIILAIVARQSTINILKSKLPEEYKKKIKLLNRSKDTEAKIKDLKERGIIIGMVGIVNEDALFSFHCKIPLFNPESLSNRVTVSEKVEKYGLPIYDFKDVIDCLKAYEIHKQNYFQMIFGDSFSVISLNNANTHYRPEEEARVKKIFETNLKGIESKREQRILLLLLFHLINEVTTNSYYEKVDYWGTFPSSNPQNTFTSVSFLKEAVRVILNGGPKKGPEILLRHQQMPAKHNSGAIRLKTKSNNDFETLIVNPALKNNIKGKVICIIDDYITNGYSAEATKHLLLAAGAKEVIFLSFGKFGKKYFSTDYLIEGDVYSKYTYEFIKENLYEGNFGKEIFYNSNNDSEISNFADLI is encoded by the coding sequence ATGACAAATAAATTGATTCTTATTTCAAAGTTAGTTTTTTTTACTGAAGAAAATGAACTGATTGAGAAAAACTTAAGGATATGTGATTTATTTAGTGATGCTAATATTATATTAGCTATTGTTGCTAGACAAAGTACAATTAATATACTGAAAAGTAAATTACCCGAAGAATATAAGAAGAAAATAAAATTATTAAATCGAAGTAAAGATACAGAAGCAAAAATAAAAGATTTGAAAGAAAGAGGTATAATTATAGGAATGGTAGGTATTGTTAATGAAGATGCTTTATTTTCATTCCATTGTAAAATTCCATTGTTTAACCCAGAGTCGTTAAGTAATAGAGTAACTGTTTCAGAGAAAGTTGAAAAATATGGTTTACCCATATATGACTTTAAAGACGTGATAGATTGCTTAAAGGCATATGAAATACACAAACAAAATTACTTTCAAATGATTTTTGGAGACTCATTTAGCGTTATCAGTTTAAATAACGCGAATACACATTATAGACCTGAAGAAGAAGCAAGAGTTAAAAAGATTTTTGAAACTAATTTAAAGGGTATTGAATCTAAACGTGAACAAAGAATATTACTTCTTTTATTATTCCATCTTATAAACGAAGTAACAACTAATAGTTACTACGAAAAGGTAGATTATTGGGGTACCTTTCCATCTTCTAATCCTCAAAACACATTTACTTCAGTTTCATTCTTAAAGGAAGCTGTTAGAGTAATTCTTAATGGAGGACCAAAAAAAGGACCAGAAATATTACTCCGACATCAACAAATGCCAGCTAAACATAACAGTGGGGCAATTCGTTTGAAAACTAAAAGTAATAATGATTTCGAAACTTTAATTGTCAATCCAGCTTTAAAAAATAACATTAAGGGAAAAGTAATTTGTATTATTGATGATTATATTACAAATGGCTATTCAGCCGAGGCAACAAAACACTTACTGTTGGCTGCAGGCGCTAAAGAAGTGATATTCCTTTCATTTGGTAAATTCGGCAAAAAATACTTTTCAACTGATTATTTAATAGAGGGAGATGTATATTCTAAATATACTTATGAATTTATAAAAGAAAACCTTTATGAAGGTAATTTTGGTAAAGAAATATTTTATAATTCCAATAATGATTCGGAAATTTCAAATTTTGCAGACTTGATTTAA
- a CDS encoding YdhK family protein, translating to MIGGIHVANKLIIWMFTTTAILTLSACAGNDNEKSSQEEASSKEMTGHNMNHSGTGEVPKGIIKAENPTFPVGNTAIIQADHMGGMKGAEATIIGAYDTTVYTVSYTPTNGEEPVINHKWVIQEELEGVGKEPIEVGTEVKIIADHMEGMKGATAIIDSVEKTTVYMVDYISTTGEKVTNHKWVTERELAVE from the coding sequence ATGATAGGAGGAATTCATGTGGCAAATAAGCTAATAATCTGGATGTTTACAACTACAGCAATCCTAACTCTTTCAGCATGTGCAGGGAATGATAACGAAAAATCATCTCAAGAAGAAGCTTCAAGTAAAGAAATGACAGGGCATAATATGAATCATTCTGGAACAGGTGAAGTTCCTAAAGGAATAATAAAAGCTGAAAACCCCACCTTTCCTGTTGGAAACACAGCAATCATACAGGCTGATCATATGGGAGGTATGAAAGGTGCTGAAGCTACAATTATAGGGGCATACGATACAACTGTATATACAGTGTCATATACTCCTACAAATGGTGAAGAGCCTGTAATAAATCATAAATGGGTTATCCAAGAGGAATTGGAGGGTGTTGGTAAGGAGCCTATAGAGGTTGGGACAGAAGTCAAGATTATAGCAGATCACATGGAAGGAATGAAAGGTGCAACTGCAATAATCGATTCTGTTGAGAAAACAACAGTTTATATGGTAGATTACATCTCGACAACAGGTGAAAAAGTAACCAATCATAAATGGGTAACTGAAAGAGAATTAGCTGTGGAATAA
- the istB gene encoding IS21-like element helper ATPase IstB: MTHPFELLQDKCRTLRLAETAKELPNLMRAAESKNWTYHELIHEILSYELNCREKKNNERLMKWAEFPEKLTFEEYNLNEQSAIGEKQLNVLKELNWVEEYFTLIMMGPTGAGKTHLSIALGIHAVEKGYQVSFISMSQLMYVLKTKEYTNKSKTRYKRIITSDLIIIDDVMYMTYEAQEANLFFQFIYDLYDKAAFILTSNKGPGEWGKFLGDPTLTTAILDRLLHRSEIITFDKEADSIRMKYRKALFQHQTVET, from the coding sequence ATGACCCATCCTTTCGAATTATTACAAGACAAATGTCGCACCCTACGTCTGGCTGAGACAGCAAAAGAGTTGCCGAATCTAATGCGAGCAGCGGAATCAAAGAATTGGACTTATCATGAATTGATTCACGAAATCTTGAGTTACGAATTGAACTGTAGAGAGAAAAAGAATAATGAGAGATTAATGAAGTGGGCTGAGTTTCCAGAGAAGTTAACTTTTGAAGAATATAACTTGAATGAACAATCAGCAATAGGAGAAAAACAACTTAATGTTCTAAAAGAATTGAATTGGGTTGAAGAATATTTCACATTAATTATGATGGGCCCAACTGGAGCTGGTAAAACGCATTTGTCGATCGCTTTAGGAATACACGCCGTGGAGAAAGGATACCAAGTATCCTTTATCTCCATGAGCCAACTCATGTATGTTTTAAAAACAAAAGAATATACCAACAAGTCGAAAACTCGTTACAAGCGGATTATTACATCTGATTTGATTATCATTGATGACGTGATGTACATGACATACGAAGCTCAGGAAGCTAACTTATTCTTTCAATTTATCTATGATTTATATGATAAAGCTGCATTTATATTGACATCAAACAAAGGTCCAGGAGAATGGGGGAAGTTTTTAGGAGACCCAACATTAACAACCGCTATTTTGGATCGCTTACTTCATCGAAGTGAGATTATCACATTTGACAAAGAGGCAGATAGTATTCGAATGAAATATAGAAAGGCTTTATTCCAACATCAAACTGTTGAAACTTAA
- the istA gene encoding IS21 family transposase → MNYIEIHRLYKEGFSKSAIAKKLNISRNTVIDYLNMTTEEFEEFISSLRTREKKLDQFHDEILEWLREHPDLSGAQVYDWLEEKFNFKEVAENTVRNYLNELRDRYHIPKVLTQRTYATVPELPMGKQIQVDFGQTVVKDKDGHNKRLYFIAFILSHSRYKYAEWLDRPFRTADVIRMHESAFHYFGGISEEIVYDQDALLAVSENAGDLIMTSEFTKYHQTRQFNIYLCRKSDPESKGKIEQVVKFIKNNFSKHRVFGNITDWNQSCHAWLKRTGNYKVHHNTKKRPSEVHALEKQHLKKVSGTYIFENILASSITRSIQKDNVIRFGGNRYSVPKGTFRGDAPNIAYVQEDDGWLIIRLKQTGSILAKHKISSERGRVISDPSHREYGTSKRELLIKQIEDVFLDKENIQWLIHQLKERYPRHLTDQLKVLEQAIKVYPNHCDQALEEVKKLNMTSANDFRDIANSLSIQSQKGSPSAIELNQKYKDLIAPERSEDIYLKVLAGGRD, encoded by the coding sequence ATGAATTATATAGAGATCCACCGATTATATAAAGAGGGATTCTCAAAAAGTGCAATTGCAAAAAAGTTAAATATATCAAGAAATACAGTCATAGATTATTTGAATATGACGACTGAGGAATTTGAAGAGTTCATAAGTTCCTTACGGACTAGGGAGAAAAAATTGGATCAGTTTCATGATGAAATACTTGAATGGTTACGTGAACATCCTGATTTATCAGGAGCACAGGTTTATGATTGGTTGGAGGAGAAATTCAACTTTAAAGAGGTCGCTGAAAATACCGTTCGGAATTACTTAAATGAATTAAGAGATCGTTATCATATCCCGAAAGTTTTGACTCAACGTACATATGCCACTGTTCCAGAACTACCAATGGGAAAACAAATACAGGTAGACTTTGGTCAAACAGTGGTAAAGGATAAAGATGGTCATAATAAGCGTTTGTACTTCATTGCTTTTATACTTTCTCATTCAAGGTATAAATATGCGGAGTGGTTAGATCGTCCGTTTCGTACAGCTGATGTCATTCGAATGCATGAGAGTGCTTTCCATTATTTCGGGGGAATTTCTGAAGAAATTGTTTATGATCAGGATGCGTTATTAGCAGTAAGTGAAAATGCAGGTGATTTAATTATGACATCGGAATTTACCAAATACCATCAAACACGGCAATTTAATATATATCTTTGTAGAAAAAGCGACCCGGAGTCGAAAGGAAAAATCGAACAAGTCGTTAAGTTTATCAAAAATAACTTCAGTAAACATCGTGTATTTGGTAACATCACAGATTGGAATCAATCTTGTCATGCCTGGCTCAAACGAACAGGAAACTATAAGGTACATCATAATACGAAAAAGAGACCTTCTGAAGTGCACGCCCTCGAAAAGCAACACTTAAAGAAAGTCTCTGGTACCTATATTTTCGAGAATATTCTCGCTTCTAGTATAACAAGAAGTATACAAAAGGACAATGTCATTCGTTTTGGCGGAAATCGATATAGTGTACCAAAAGGTACATTCAGAGGAGATGCGCCTAATATTGCATATGTTCAAGAAGATGATGGTTGGTTAATTATTCGATTAAAGCAAACTGGCTCAATATTAGCAAAACATAAAATTTCTAGTGAACGAGGTCGTGTTATTTCTGACCCTTCCCATCGAGAATACGGAACATCTAAACGAGAATTATTAATCAAACAAATCGAAGATGTATTTTTAGATAAAGAAAATATTCAGTGGTTAATACATCAATTAAAAGAGCGATACCCTCGACATTTAACTGATCAATTAAAAGTACTTGAACAAGCAATAAAGGTTTACCCTAATCATTGTGATCAGGCATTAGAAGAGGTGAAAAAACTCAATATGACAAGTGCGAATGATTTTCGGGATATTGCCAACTCTCTATCTATACAGAGCCAAAAAGGCTCTCCTTCGGCTATTGAACTGAATCAGAAATATAAGGATTTGATTGCGCCAGAACGATCTGAAGATATTTATTTAAAAGTCTTAGCTGGAGGTAGAGATTAA
- a CDS encoding IS1182 family transposase, with protein sequence MMTKNQMNERNQLEMLTIEQLVPENHLVRKLDAAIDFSFVYPLVENLYSPFGRPSIDPVVLFKMTMIQYVFGIRSMRQTIKEIETNVAYRWFLGFGFHTEVPHFSTFGKNYTRRFEDTDVFEQIFYRILKEIVDAGLLSADHIFIDSTHVKASANKRKFDKKMVRKETRAYEEKLQEELNIDREKNGKKPFPPEKFEKEEWKEIKESTTDPESGYYVKDERTKQFAYSFHAATDERGFVLGTIVTPGNIHDSHMLQPLVEKVIHRVKKPVAVAADAAYKTPAITNFLLENQMLPVLPYTRPKTKDGFFRKHEYVYDEHYDCYICPNDQMLPYVTTTKEGYRQYKSNSAICANCPFLAQCTESKNHTKLIQRHIWAEYVEEAEHLRHHHEIKSIYAKRKETVERVFADAKEKHGMRWTTLRGLKKLSMQAMLTFAAMNLKKLATWTWQGA encoded by the coding sequence ATGATGACTAAAAACCAAATGAATGAACGCAATCAATTAGAAATGTTGACGATTGAACAGCTTGTCCCAGAAAATCATCTCGTGCGTAAATTAGATGCAGCCATTGACTTTTCTTTTGTATATCCATTAGTTGAAAACTTATATTCACCTTTCGGTAGACCAAGTATTGATCCTGTTGTCTTATTTAAAATGACAATGATTCAATACGTTTTTGGTATTCGTTCGATGCGCCAAACGATTAAGGAAATTGAAACGAATGTAGCGTACCGCTGGTTTTTAGGCTTCGGTTTTCATACAGAAGTGCCTCACTTCTCGACGTTTGGGAAAAATTATACGCGGCGTTTTGAGGATACAGATGTATTTGAACAGATTTTCTATCGCATCTTGAAAGAAATCGTTGATGCGGGTTTATTATCAGCTGACCATATCTTTATTGATTCCACGCATGTGAAGGCAAGTGCGAATAAACGAAAATTTGATAAAAAGATGGTTCGAAAAGAGACACGTGCCTATGAAGAAAAGCTACAGGAAGAACTAAACATAGACCGTGAAAAGAACGGAAAAAAGCCGTTTCCACCGGAGAAGTTTGAAAAGGAAGAATGGAAAGAAATCAAAGAGAGCACAACGGACCCTGAAAGTGGTTACTATGTGAAGGACGAACGGACAAAACAATTTGCCTATTCATTTCATGCAGCGACAGATGAACGTGGCTTTGTATTAGGAACGATTGTGACACCTGGTAATATCCATGATAGTCATATGCTGCAACCGCTTGTTGAAAAGGTCATTCATCGTGTGAAAAAGCCAGTGGCTGTTGCTGCGGATGCTGCTTATAAAACGCCTGCGATTACGAACTTTTTGTTAGAAAATCAAATGTTGCCTGTTCTTCCTTATACAAGACCCAAAACGAAAGATGGCTTCTTCCGTAAACATGAGTATGTCTATGATGAACATTATGATTGCTACATTTGCCCAAATGATCAGATGTTACCATATGTGACAACTACGAAAGAAGGCTACCGCCAATACAAATCAAATTCCGCGATTTGTGCCAACTGTCCATTTTTAGCACAATGTACAGAAAGCAAAAATCATACGAAATTGATTCAACGTCATATTTGGGCCGAATATGTAGAAGAAGCGGAACATCTTCGTCATCATCATGAAATTAAATCAATCTATGCGAAACGTAAAGAAACGGTTGAGCGTGTCTTTGCGGATGCAAAAGAAAAGCATGGTATGCGATGGACAACTTTAAGGGGCCTTAAAAAATTGTCCATGCAGGCGATGCTTACTTTTGCTGCCATGAACTTGAAGAAACTTGCCACATGGACTTGGCAAGGAGCTTAG